The following are encoded in a window of Acropora muricata isolate sample 2 chromosome 6, ASM3666990v1, whole genome shotgun sequence genomic DNA:
- the LOC136920285 gene encoding uncharacterized protein: MLSVSCCGLGNLLRSFGRPGSNVDRDHRHLSTEEYAEPLKRPIQCSDGQEVDQERHGRASGPLRLETTESNGRSKGPIQCTDEAEDRRRSTGKESKVKVSVETTSVCGKKITVTVLIAENEE, from the exons ATGTTATCAGTTTCTTGTTGCGGGTTAGGAAATCTACTGCGATCATTTGGCAGACCTGGCTCTAATGTCGACAGAGATCACCGTCACCTAAGCACTGAAGAATATGCTG AACCTCTCAAAAGGCCTATCCAATGTTCTGATGGACAAGAGGTGGACCAAGAACGCCATGGTAGAGCATCGGGGCCACTGAGGCTGGAAACGACCGAAAGCAACGGGAGAAGCAAAG GACCTATCCAGTGTACGGACGAAGCGGAGGACAGGAGACGGTCGACCGGGAAAGAATCAAAGGTCAAAGTCTCTGTGGAAACTACTTCtgtttgtggaaaaaaaattacggtCACAGTCCTCATTGCCGAAAACGAGGAGTAG
- the LOC136919553 gene encoding somatostatin receptor type 5-like — MTAISPVQIVFTLLFTALIVINLLGNSVVCVVVLRYRGMRAPINYLLVNLALADMLVALGIACQYLITWTYHHSYGTSGDYICKFLTGGNFIRIGGLTSGFFLMAIAVERYLAATQLIRDRFRLTTRRLTAVIIVGWTFAVVYNMPLFLVVELIKDGGNQCTEHWCPNENLGKAFSVGCFFVYGAIPVVTMVTLYSKVLYKLWKGGIHATLLCKQARMRSKLKVTKMVIVVSVLYAICWLPNLVIYMLSRFNPDLLEHGSYFFADTFVISVALVALNSAMNPFIYALHSTNFHRHIKSALCCRTYRAADLTNAYNANFRCKFKPDNGTQKRSVRVNLILHKYTLTS, encoded by the coding sequence ATGACGGCCATTTCACCAGTTCAAATTGTGTTCACTTTGCTTTTCACTGCTCTGATCGTTATCAATCTCCTTGGTAACAGCGTCGTGTGCGTGGTTGTGTTACGATATCGTGGCATGCGAGCTCCAATCAACTATTTGCTTGTTAACCTGGCCTTGGCAGACATGTTGGTCGCGTTGGGCATTGCCTGTCAGTACCTTATCACGTGGACATATCATCATTCATACGGCACTTCGGGCGACTATATCTGCAAATTCTTAACTGGTGGAAACTTCATCCGCATTGGTGGACTCACATCAGGGTTTTTCTTGATGGCAATAGCTGTGGAACGTTATCTTGCTGCAACTCAACTCATTAGAGACCGTTTCCGATTGACAACTCGTCGACTGACAGCTGTCATAATCGTTGGTTGGACCTTTGCTGTGGTTTACAATATGCCATTGTTTCTTGTGGTCGAACTCATTAAAGACGGAGGAAACCAATGCACGGAACACTGGTGCCCAAATGAAAACCTGGGAAAGGCTTTTTCGGTTGGGTGCTTTTTTGTCTACGGAGCTATTCCAGTTGTAACCATGGTGACCTTGTATTCGAAAGTTCTCTACAAGCTATGGAAAGGTGGCATCCATGCAACTTTATTGTGCAAGCAGGCAAGAATGAGGTCAAAACTTAAGGTCACTAAAATGGTTATCGTGGTCAGTGTGTTGTATGCCATTTGCTGGCTTCCAAATTTAGTGATTTATATGTTGTCTAGATTTAATCCAGACCTTTTGGAACATGGCTCATACTTTTTTGCTGATACTTTCGTCATCTCTGTCGCACTTGTGGCCCTAAATTCTGCCATGAACCCCTTCATCTATGCTCTTCATAGCACAAACTTTCATAGACACATCAAGAGCGCCCTTTGTTGCAGGACGTACAGGGCAGCGGACTTGACGAATGCTTATAATGCGAATTTCAGATGCAAATTCAAGCCTGACAATGGAACTCAGAAGAGAAGTGTGCGGGTGAACTTGATTTTACATAAATACACTTTAACTTCCTAG